From a single Campylobacter concisus genomic region:
- the panB gene encoding 3-methyl-2-oxobutanoate hydroxymethyltransferase encodes MKNEKTQKKKLSINDIKNKKGIEPIVMITAYDALFAKLFDDYADIILVGDSLNMSFNMQESTISADMNTMLYHTKAVCNGAKNTFIMADMPFGSYTNEKQAIKNAMKFFKQTNADAVKLEVGMHQVNLVKRLCEEGINVMAHIGLKPQFYKFEGGYKIKGRSEIEAKELIEEALAFEQAGTFGILLEGTMSSVASEITKQVHIPVIGIGSGVNVDGQVLVWSDMLGFFEDFKPKFVKRYLDGADIVRKSVQSYANDVKGKIFPSEEFCY; translated from the coding sequence ATGAAAAATGAAAAAACTCAGAAGAAAAAACTAAGCATAAATGATATAAAAAACAAAAAAGGCATTGAGCCTATTGTAATGATAACAGCCTATGATGCGTTATTTGCTAAGCTTTTTGATGATTATGCTGATATTATTTTGGTTGGTGATAGCTTAAATATGAGTTTTAATATGCAAGAAAGCACGATAAGTGCGGACATGAATACCATGCTTTATCATACAAAGGCCGTTTGTAACGGAGCCAAAAATACTTTTATCATGGCTGATATGCCATTTGGTAGCTACACAAATGAAAAGCAAGCGATAAAAAATGCGATGAAATTTTTCAAACAGACAAATGCCGATGCGGTAAAACTCGAAGTTGGCATGCACCAAGTAAATTTAGTGAAGCGCCTTTGTGAAGAGGGCATAAACGTTATGGCTCACATTGGCTTAAAGCCTCAGTTTTATAAATTTGAAGGCGGTTATAAGATAAAAGGCAGAAGCGAGATCGAGGCGAAAGAATTAATTGAAGAGGCTTTAGCGTTTGAGCAAGCTGGAACATTTGGTATCTTGCTTGAGGGTACGATGAGTAGCGTGGCTAGCGAGATAACAAAGCAAGTTCATATACCAGTTATTGGCATTGGGTCTGGAGTAAATGTCGATGGACAAGTGCTTGTGTGGTCTGATATGCTTGGTTTTTTTGAAGACTTTAAACCAAAATTTGTAAAACGCTATCTTGATGGAGCGGATATTGTAAGAAAGAGTGTGCAATCCTACGCAAATGATGTAAAAGGCAAAATTTTTCCAAGTGAAGAATTTTGCTATTAG
- a CDS encoding phosphorelay protein: MGILKRLEIDYSYDIVEEFLSHYALMCDLLEPLIINLGRADKYKDSILELTRIFHNIKSAAGFMHLDPILKLTTLAEEIAQEARSLKGPANDKFIDWLLLVSDQFNKYKDDVENDFEYFSVLEPKIIDVPAKLN; encoded by the coding sequence ATGGGTATATTAAAAAGGCTTGAAATAGATTACTCTTATGATATAGTTGAAGAATTTTTATCTCACTATGCTTTAATGTGCGATTTACTAGAGCCTTTGATAATAAATTTAGGAAGAGCTGATAAATATAAAGATAGTATCTTAGAGCTTACTAGGATTTTTCATAATATTAAATCAGCAGCAGGATTCATGCATCTTGATCCGATATTAAAGCTTACAACTTTAGCTGAAGAGATAGCTCAAGAAGCAAGAAGTCTAAAAGGGCCAGCAAATGATAAATTTATAGATTGGTTGCTGCTTGTTAGTGATCAGTTCAATAAATATAAAGATGACGTCGAGAACGATTTTGAATATTTTAGCGTTCTTGAGCCAAAAATCATTGATGTGCCTGCAAAACTTAACTAA
- a CDS encoding cache domain-containing protein → MNKYKKYLNVYIVFIFIIVLGGLFYFLYSSYMAEKMQNNMRVFFDYQVKQLNKSIDDEKFSSMAISILLAQNESIQMCLLGQSRDECIKNIENLTKTLGAASMYNNIKLHIYDKDLKSYVRSWDLNRYGDMIASSRFLVQESRHQNKPMVGIEAWYAGTHIRAVSNVIRDGKIIGNIEVLLNFDSLGNYFKKQGIDLFVLLAKDKMPSRKSIPSDQILNDYYIENLSSANLNIVGFLRDINFKEYEFYVYKTHYFCVVPLIDASNTQIGYYVLHVNTNEKERNISQNYFESEELF, encoded by the coding sequence TTGAATAAATATAAAAAATATCTTAATGTCTATATCGTTTTTATCTTTATCATAGTACTTGGAGGGCTTTTTTACTTTCTTTACAGCTCTTATATGGCTGAAAAGATGCAAAATAATATGCGAGTCTTTTTTGATTACCAGGTAAAACAGCTTAATAAAAGCATAGATGATGAGAAATTTTCATCAATGGCGATCTCTATCCTGCTTGCTCAAAATGAGTCTATACAAATGTGTTTGCTAGGTCAAAGCCGCGATGAATGCATAAAAAATATCGAAAATTTAACCAAAACCCTTGGTGCAGCTTCGATGTATAACAATATTAAGCTTCACATTTATGATAAAGATCTAAAAAGCTATGTAAGGAGCTGGGATCTAAACAGATATGGCGATATGATCGCTAGTAGTAGGTTTTTAGTGCAAGAGTCAAGGCATCAAAACAAGCCCATGGTCGGTATCGAGGCGTGGTATGCTGGAACGCATATAAGGGCTGTCTCAAACGTAATACGTGATGGTAAAATTATTGGCAACATCGAGGTTTTGTTAAATTTTGACTCACTTGGAAATTATTTTAAAAAGCAAGGAATTGATCTATTTGTTCTTTTGGCAAAAGATAAGATGCCATCTCGTAAAAGCATTCCGAGTGATCAAATTTTAAATGATTATTACATCGAAAATTTAAGCAGTGCAAATTTAAATATAGTAGGTTTTTTGCGTGATATTAATTTTAAAGAATATGAATTTTACGTTTATAAAACACACTACTTTTGCGTGGTTCCATTAATAGACGCTAGCAACACACAGATAGGCTATTATGTGCTTCATGTAAATACTAATGAAAAAGAGCGAAATATTTCACAAAATTATTTTGAGTCAGAAGAGCTTTTTTAA
- a CDS encoding HIT family protein, with amino-acid sequence MIYEDKFIKIEREDNELPWIKIFTIKPFRELSDCDEASRARLFEAMLISEKAMLEFYKPTKINIASFGNYVPHVHIHVIARFSSDSFFPDSVWANPKRKSELALPEFDKFAKFLEEKLRASF; translated from the coding sequence ATGATCTATGAAGATAAATTTATAAAAATCGAGCGTGAAGACAATGAGCTTCCTTGGATAAAAATTTTTACCATTAAGCCATTTCGTGAGCTAAGCGATTGCGATGAAGCGAGTAGGGCAAGGCTATTTGAAGCGATGCTTATAAGCGAAAAGGCTATGCTTGAGTTTTATAAACCAACCAAAATAAACATTGCAAGCTTTGGAAACTACGTGCCACACGTGCATATTCATGTTATTGCTAGATTTAGTAGTGACTCGTTTTTTCCAGATAGCGTTTGGGCTAATCCAAAAAGAAAAAGCGAGCTTGCGTTGCCAGAATTTGATAAATTTGCAAAATTTTTAGAAGAAAAGTTAAGGGCTAGTTTTTGA
- a CDS encoding AI-2E family transporter, producing the protein MNNRLFFGIFVFCALALVVYLFKPYLLDIFIAALLAVAVSNVQIAFLSLTKNRKTLSSALTTSVLLCLFIAPLLYAVVEIAKYAAGFDINNVTKTIEFIKNYDFRMPESINFLEPKIKEFIGGLDIKMLFSQLATNLASLGKLSLKFGVDMIIILVFFFFCNLYGNELISYLKYALPLKQDDTESILSEVGNVMSVVFYSTIANMIIQGFLFAIITSFYGYDGVLTGIFFSFASLIPVVGGILAWAPISIYEFANGNTAAAITIAIYTIVVISFAADTLLKPLVIKFINSKLVKIPTKINELLIFFAMLAGITTFGFWGVILGPAIVTFFISTIKLYTLLRERNFV; encoded by the coding sequence ATGAACAATAGACTATTTTTTGGAATTTTTGTATTTTGTGCTTTGGCTTTAGTGGTCTATCTTTTTAAACCTTATCTGCTTGATATTTTTATCGCTGCACTGCTTGCTGTCGCGGTTTCAAATGTCCAAATCGCATTTTTATCGCTTACCAAAAACCGAAAGACGCTTTCATCGGCTCTTACCACATCTGTGCTTCTTTGCTTATTTATCGCCCCACTTCTTTATGCGGTGGTTGAGATCGCAAAATACGCGGCTGGCTTTGATATAAACAATGTTACAAAGACTATAGAATTTATCAAAAATTATGATTTTAGGATGCCTGAGTCGATAAATTTTTTAGAGCCAAAGATAAAAGAATTTATTGGCGGACTTGATATTAAGATGCTTTTTTCTCAACTTGCGACAAATCTTGCAAGTCTAGGTAAGTTAAGCCTTAAATTTGGCGTTGATATGATTATTATTTTGGTCTTTTTCTTCTTTTGCAATCTTTATGGCAATGAACTAATCAGCTATCTAAAATATGCACTTCCGCTAAAGCAAGATGACACAGAGTCTATTTTAAGCGAAGTTGGCAATGTGATGAGTGTCGTTTTTTATTCAACCATTGCAAATATGATAATACAAGGCTTTTTATTTGCTATTATCACAAGCTTTTACGGCTATGACGGCGTGCTAACTGGCATCTTTTTTAGCTTTGCTTCACTAATCCCAGTTGTTGGCGGTATTTTGGCGTGGGCGCCTATTAGTATTTATGAGTTTGCAAATGGCAACACAGCAGCAGCGATAACTATCGCAATTTATACGATCGTAGTGATCTCATTTGCAGCTGATACGCTTTTAAAGCCACTTGTTATTAAATTTATAAACTCAAAGCTGGTCAAAATACCAACAAAGATAAATGAACTTCTTATATTTTTTGCGATGCTCGCCGGCATCACGACATTTGGGTTTTGGGGTGTGATCCTTGGACCAGCGATCGTGACATTTTTTATCTCGACTATCAAACTTTATACGCTTTTAAGAGAGAGAAATTTTGTATAA